One genomic region from Anabaena sp. PCC 7108 encodes:
- a CDS encoding type IV secretion system DNA-binding domain-containing protein, which produces MKYINVWHKQLSKAQTSALMLKINRHSFDKRISIIASALFIGVASSAMAWSGTSSARIYFCIKSPAGKVCADKNNRPFRMTPYHWEQWGLDGRSKYVIKKRVELPSNPAKPFQSAVGFISFAVAGWMFRQFQHEQNQKAKWDALIQKRDEAISELTTQIELMEVYRDVELTANDNAVVIQQAELLAEVEVKLTQMEASELIFEAETAGMSEEQRIAYIEFIRNQQTPYLSGNQTLGKTIDPKDKVEGNETKSLETDWFTHAVDYFCVLIWGGQGGGKTTAASHIVHSRKTRGDRVVVLDPHAEKGQWKGLEVIGAGMNYKAIDEFMGWYFEECKRRYQILREHGKAAVEKLGRICLVAEELTNYAKRCKNSGDFIQACLSDNRKIFFNCLFISHGRTLALMGDAKGTSKTRDDSFLELHCVAPTGGSSRNWSVKYPGGEFLPVTVPEWKTIFDFDGRKEATPLTLEKLEEIWELECDRDSETFETAPETMKQPEINPSEDIDQRFTRFKMTQTEAIHEIHRLKLEMKFNQTEIIKFLWGEAPGGKEAYKKAVSEYKWLLGET; this is translated from the coding sequence ATGAAATATATCAATGTATGGCATAAGCAATTATCCAAAGCTCAAACCTCAGCCCTGATGCTGAAAATTAACAGACACTCCTTTGATAAACGGATTTCAATAATTGCATCTGCTTTATTTATCGGAGTGGCATCATCGGCAATGGCTTGGAGTGGAACAAGTTCAGCCCGAATTTACTTTTGCATCAAATCTCCGGCTGGTAAAGTTTGCGCCGATAAAAATAACAGGCCATTCAGGATGACTCCTTACCACTGGGAACAGTGGGGACTTGACGGTCGCTCGAAGTATGTGATTAAGAAACGGGTAGAACTGCCCAGTAACCCAGCTAAACCATTTCAGTCAGCTGTAGGATTTATCAGTTTCGCCGTGGCGGGCTGGATGTTCAGGCAGTTTCAGCATGAGCAAAATCAAAAAGCCAAGTGGGATGCCCTGATTCAGAAAAGGGATGAGGCTATCAGCGAACTAACTACCCAAATTGAACTGATGGAAGTTTACCGAGATGTCGAATTGACCGCGAACGACAATGCTGTGGTTATTCAACAAGCTGAACTATTAGCTGAAGTGGAAGTGAAACTTACTCAGATGGAAGCTTCAGAATTAATTTTTGAAGCAGAAACCGCTGGCATGAGTGAGGAGCAGCGTATCGCCTACATTGAATTTATCCGTAACCAGCAAACACCTTATCTGTCAGGGAATCAAACTTTGGGTAAAACAATTGACCCCAAGGATAAAGTTGAGGGCAACGAAACCAAGTCATTGGAAACTGATTGGTTCACTCATGCGGTTGACTACTTTTGCGTTCTGATTTGGGGTGGACAGGGGGGAGGGAAAACCACGGCGGCCAGTCACATCGTACATTCCCGAAAAACCCGTGGTGACAGGGTGGTAGTTTTAGATCCTCATGCTGAGAAGGGTCAATGGAAAGGATTAGAGGTTATTGGTGCGGGAATGAATTATAAAGCCATAGATGAATTTATGGGCTGGTATTTTGAGGAATGCAAACGCCGCTATCAAATATTAAGAGAGCATGGTAAAGCCGCAGTAGAAAAGCTGGGAAGAATTTGTTTGGTAGCTGAAGAGTTAACTAATTACGCCAAACGCTGTAAAAACTCAGGTGATTTTATTCAGGCGTGTTTATCTGACAACCGCAAAATATTTTTCAACTGCTTATTCATCTCTCACGGTCGAACACTGGCGTTAATGGGAGATGCTAAAGGCACTTCAAAAACTCGTGATGATTCGTTTTTAGAATTACATTGTGTTGCTCCAACTGGTGGCAGCAGTAGAAATTGGTCAGTGAAATATCCCGGCGGGGAGTTTTTACCAGTGACCGTACCAGAGTGGAAGACAATTTTTGATTTTGATGGAAGGAAGGAAGCAACCCCGCTGACTTTAGAAAAGTTGGAGGAAATTTGGGAACTGGAGTGCGATCGCGACTCTGAAACGTTTGAAACGGCTCCTGAAACGATGAAACAACCTGAAATCAATCCTTCTGAAGACATTGACCAGCGTTTCACACGTTTCAAAATGACCCAAACTGAAGCTATTCATGAAATTCATCGGCTGAAACTTGAAATGAAATTCAACCAGACAGAAATCATCAAATTCCTTTGGGGGGAAGCACCTGGAGGTAAAGAAGCCTATAAAAAAGCCGTTTCAGAATACAAGTGGCTGCTAGGAGAAACCTAA